A single window of Candidatus Scalindua japonica DNA harbors:
- a CDS encoding 4Fe-4S binding protein: protein MPYEITNKCTGCTACAKQCPMGAISGKVRENHYIIASLCIECGVCGMACASSAVKDPSGNVCKKVSLKERPKPVVDQKFCSGCEACVTICPFNCLGINSAIMPFEINGSAALITPADCVSCGECERICIKNAIVLEEAQKKIVSGDSILIT from the coding sequence ATGCCATATGAAATCACTAACAAATGCACCGGTTGTACTGCTTGCGCGAAGCAGTGTCCGATGGGAGCTATTTCCGGCAAGGTGAGAGAGAACCATTATATTATAGCATCACTTTGTATAGAGTGTGGTGTGTGTGGTATGGCCTGTGCGTCATCTGCCGTTAAAGATCCTTCCGGCAATGTTTGTAAGAAAGTAAGTTTAAAAGAGAGGCCAAAGCCGGTTGTCGATCAGAAATTTTGCAGCGGATGCGAGGCTTGCGTTACTATCTGTCCGTTTAATTGTCTGGGGATTAATAGCGCCATAATGCCTTTTGAAATTAACGGTAGTGCTGCACTGATAACGCCGGCGGATTGCGTTAGTTGTGGAGAGTGTGAAAGGATTTGTATTAAAAACGCTATAGTTTTAGAAGAAGCACAGAAGAAAATTGTCTCAGGCGATTCTATATTGATTACATAA
- a CDS encoding cytochrome b N-terminal domain-containing protein, translated as MDKEKDEKIKRYVTSSQIWKSIFRRKHDDTKRSRVLAVVGNFFLHLHPVSLSRHALALKYTWCMGGITFFLFLFLTLTGVYLMFYYHPSIGEAYWDIKDLHYSVPFGKILRNIHRWGGHLMVITVMIHMYRVFMTGSYKAPREFNWLIGVGLLVLTLLLSFTGYLLTWDQLGVWAITVGTNMAGATPLLGHEGPFGEQLGMTAHNDVRFALLGGSSVEKNALLRAYVWHCIAIPLFVALLIGVHLWRVRKDGFSGSL; from the coding sequence ATGGATAAAGAGAAAGACGAGAAGATAAAGAGATATGTAACAAGTTCACAGATCTGGAAATCGATTTTCAGGCGCAAACATGACGATACAAAACGCAGCAGGGTATTGGCGGTGGTTGGTAATTTTTTCTTGCACCTGCATCCGGTTAGCTTATCAAGACACGCACTGGCCTTGAAGTATACCTGGTGCATGGGAGGAATTACCTTCTTTCTGTTTCTTTTCCTTACGTTAACAGGTGTATACCTGATGTTTTATTATCACCCTTCTATCGGTGAAGCATACTGGGATATAAAGGACCTTCATTACAGTGTCCCGTTTGGAAAGATACTGCGCAATATACACAGGTGGGGAGGTCATTTGATGGTCATTACGGTCATGATCCATATGTACAGGGTATTTATGACAGGTTCGTATAAAGCTCCGAGGGAGTTTAACTGGTTAATAGGTGTCGGTCTGTTAGTTTTAACTCTGCTACTCAGCTTTACCGGTTACCTGCTAACATGGGACCAACTGGGGGTGTGGGCAATTACCGTAGGGACAAATATGGCAGGAGCTACACCGCTACTTGGGCATGAAGGACCATTTGGAGAACAATTGGGAATGACGGCACATAATGATGTCCGTTTCGCGTTATTGGGAGGTTCAAGCGTAGAGAAAAACGCATTGCTAAGGGCTTATGTATGGCACTGTATTGCCATTCCTTTATTTGTCGCCCTTTTAATTGGTGTGCATTTATGGAGGGTCAGGAAAGACGGCTTTTCAGGTTCTTTGTAA
- a CDS encoding cytochrome C: MSNIIHILFLKDNEVIALFGIAVFFFAVVAFREAIKNDRLQKQGKWPPEGQSGKDKVLTWPFLVRKEFLVAIFVTAGLLVWGVLRNAPLEEFADPNITPNPSKAPWYFLGLQEMLVYFDPWIAGVLFPLLIIVGLMAIPYIDINPKGSGYYTIRERKFAVSVFSFGFLFLWVILIVVGVFFRGTGWLWYWPWQEWVPHTIVAETNYDFTQFLGIDSRSVSGSITGGSVVTLYYLLGMVIPYVVMKARNSKNLQKLGLIRYITVSFLFWSMIGLPIKMFLRLIFHMKYIWVTPWFNI; the protein is encoded by the coding sequence ATGTCAAATATAATACACATCTTATTTCTTAAAGACAATGAGGTAATAGCCCTTTTTGGCATCGCAGTGTTTTTCTTTGCAGTAGTCGCTTTTCGGGAAGCTATCAAGAATGATCGTTTGCAAAAACAAGGTAAGTGGCCGCCTGAAGGGCAATCAGGAAAGGACAAAGTTCTGACATGGCCGTTCCTTGTAAGAAAGGAATTTTTAGTTGCCATTTTTGTCACGGCAGGTTTGCTTGTCTGGGGTGTACTAAGAAATGCGCCACTGGAGGAATTTGCCGATCCTAACATCACCCCTAACCCTTCAAAAGCACCCTGGTATTTTCTTGGTTTACAGGAAATGCTTGTTTATTTCGATCCCTGGATTGCAGGAGTACTTTTTCCCCTGTTGATTATTGTCGGCTTAATGGCCATCCCCTACATCGATATTAATCCAAAAGGCAGTGGGTATTACACGATCAGAGAACGAAAGTTTGCAGTCTCAGTGTTTAGTTTTGGTTTTCTGTTCTTATGGGTGATACTGATAGTAGTTGGTGTTTTTTTTCGTGGGACCGGCTGGTTATGGTACTGGCCATGGCAGGAGTGGGTCCCACACACTATTGTCGCTGAAACAAATTATGATTTTACGCAATTCCTTGGTATCGATTCAAGATCGGTATCAGGTTCTATTACAGGAGGCAGTGTTGTAACATTATATTATCTTCTCGGCATGGTAATTCCCTATGTAGTTATGAAAGCCAGGAACAGTAAAAATCTTCAGAAGCTAGGACTCATAAGATATATAACTGTGTCATTTCTTTTCTGGTCAATGATTGGATTACCGATAAAGATGTTCTTGAGGTTGATATTTCACATGAAATACATATGGGTAACACCATGGTTTAACATTTAG